TAGGGGATAATGGTAACGATCTTTTTGTTTTGTGACTTTGTAATGGTTAGCTCTAGCCCGAGTGTTTATGATTTTTCGCATATAGATGGTTTTCGGACAGTAAAAGTGCCTCTAATCTTGTTTTTTTGGTGCACCATATTTTGCTAATAATATGTGTGCAACATATTCATTGGTTCCAAAGCAGCGCTGTAAAATAAAATTGATCTTTTACTCAATGGTTATCTTTGCTGCTTTCTCTCCACGCATGATTGAAATAAGCTCATTTGCACTACTGTTAACACGGTAAATAACCCTGTCAGGCAAGTAAGTTCAGCATAGTAGTAGGATCACAAGTCTGGGTTGAGGATCCTGATGAGGCTTGGATAGATGGAGAAGTTTTGGAGGCCAAGGGAGATGAGATTAAGATCTGCTGTACTTCTGGAAAAACGGTGCGTGCTTTGCTCTCTTTGAACTTGCATTGCATATTTTTGCATGGACGAGAGTTAAGAAGTCTTGCTATATATAATATTTGggtgtatgttttttttttatcatatggaATATGCTCCTGAAACTTTAATAGTTCAGTAGCATATTTTCTTTGTGTTGCttaatattttaaactttttttttctttcctgtaTCTGTTTTGGTACAGACCGCTCAAGAGTATTGAATTCTATGATTTAAATTGTGACCTTAATTCGATCACATGTTACAATGCAGGTGACAGCCAAGATTTCTAGTGTCCACCCTAAGGATCCTGAAGCTTCACCTTGTGGAGTAGACGACATGACAAAACTTGCCTATTTGCACGAACCCGGAGTTTTGCAAAACTTGAGATCTAGATATGACATGAATGAAATTTATGTGAGTGAATATTATAGAAGTTGAAATGGTAGTTATTTACATGTGATTGGTTAAGTGACATTCTCTGTTGAGCAAACTGATGACTTCCTCATAGTGCACAATTTGTACATAGTCATTGTCTCCTCATTGTGAAAATTCTCATTTTCATTTCAAAGTTGTTGCACATTGTCGGATTGTTTTTCCTATCGATCTTGAATTGCTTAGAACAGCTCATTAATAAAATTATGTAAACAGACTTATACTGGCAATATATTGATCGCTGTCAATCCCTTCCGGCGTTTGAATCACCTGTACGACAGCCACATGATGGAACAATATAAAGGAGCAGCTTTCGGTGAATTAAGTCCCCATCCTTTTGCTGTTGCAGATGTTGCTTTTCGGTAATTCCTGTTCTTTATGCTTAGTCGTGAGTGCTTTCATCACGAGTGATTGTGCTTTCATCACGAGTGTCTTCTGATGCAGATTGATGAGAAATGAAGGAGTAAGCCAATCAATTTTAGTAAGCGGGGAAAGTGGTGCTGGTAAAACTGAAAGCACAAAGATGATTATGCGTTACCTTGCTTATATGGGCGGTCGAGCTGCATCAGAAGGGAGGACTGTCGAGCAACAAGTGCTCCAGGTTTATTTTCGTCCCGTTGCTACTTTGGATTAGGAACCTTATGCCATTTGGTGCtacatagtttttttttaatcaaacttcTCCTTTTTCATTCTAATTTAACATTGTTTATTTATCATTTCCTACAGTCAAATCCTGTTCTTGAAGCCTTTGGAAATGCAAAAACAGtaagaaacaacaactcaaggtACAGAAAAGTGAAATTTTTGACAATCATAATATCCTTTTTTTTCAGCTAATCTTTTCTGATTGATGCTCAAatgacatttttttattattgttgtatcTGCAGTCGTTTTGGCAAATTTGTTGAGATCCAGTTTGATGAGAGGGGAAGGATTTCTGGGGCTGCCATTAGGACTTACCTTCTTGAAAGATCCCGAGTTTGCCAAATATCTGATCCTGAAAGGAACTATCATTGCTTTTACATGCTTTGTGCAGCACCACCAGAAGTATGCATTTTGACATTGATTGATTGCTAATATTTTGTACATTCTCAAACCCAAGATGCTAGGATTCCATTTTCTTCTATTCCCTAATAATAGGAATGTTTTTGGAGGACCATGTGATAAACGGGATTAATTTTGTTTGGCATAATCATAGACAATCGTCCAAAGTGCATGAAAAGTGGTTTTGCCACCTTTCTTAGGTATCGTTAATCGGAGCAACTGAATGTGTGTATATGATTTTTTGTTCGATAATTTTGGCAGACTGTTTCTAACTTTATCCTTTTACCATATCTGTAAAAAGGAACAGGATAGTTTGAAACATCTGAGTGATGAATATGGGGGATGATCCTTTTAGAATGGATAATAATTGACCTCTAATTGGTAACTAATAGGGTAATCATTGATCTCCAATTAGTCTACCTGATACAAAGAGATGCAATAATGATAGATACCCTGCATCTTGAGATTAGTCGTGTTTTTAATCTTTCTAAGTACATGAATGCATAATTATTACATGACCTGGTAACGAGCAGCATTTTACTGAGTTTGCCCACGTGTGGTTtcatcatgcagttgtttatttTATTCTACCTGCACTCTTTGTTTTGATTGTACCAGTATATAACTTTTACACTTGTTCAACAGAGTGATGCCTTACTCTGGTGGAGATCCTTGATCTGTTACTATGTACTAAACAGTGCAAGGTTTCAAACTCTAGAATAATTCTTTCGATGACCATATTTTTTAAGTCACGGTGGCTCTTGGTTGGGGttgattttttaaagataatgaTTGTTTAGCtagtcttgtgtgtgtgtgttttttttcttAAGTTTGCATCTTGAATTATATTTCATTTGATGGGTTAATAAATGCAAAGTGTGTTTTACTGTTCACATAAACATCCTTGACAATGGCTCTCTTGGATACTCATCTATGTTCTTGGTTATCATCTTAACTAAAAACCACAAAACTATTATGCTCGCACAAGCAGTTTGCTTTACTtgttcttaaattttaaaaatgctGTTATCAAGGACATTCAAAGATACAAGCTGGAAAATCCAAGGGCGTTTCATTATCTTAACCAATCTAACTGCTTTGAGCTTGATGGGGTGAATGATTCCAAGGAGTATCTAGAAACAAAAAAGGCTATGGACATCATTGGGATCAATTCTGACGAACAGGTTTGTTTTTTTGCTCACATGAGAGGCAAAAGAAATTCCATATTTCATTTTTTCTGGACTTTATTGTTTACTATGTATACTGATTTATTCAGGATGCTATTTTCCGTGTGGTTGCTGCTATTCTTCATCTAGGAAATATTGAGTTTGTAGATGGAGGGGAAACAGATTCTTCTCAACCTAAAGATGAGAAGTCACTGTTCCATTTGAGAACTGCTGCAGAGCTATTTATGTAAAAATTGTTAAGCATTATGTTTTTTAGCACGAGTTCATATTGGATCTgatttttttaaggaaataaaattttttaggtGTGATGCAACGGCACTTGAAGATTCTTTGTGTAAGCGTATTATTGTTACTCGTGATGAGAATATAATAAAAACCCTGGACCCAGAAGCTGCAGCTTTAAGTAGAGACGCCCTTGCAAAAATTGTTTACTCAAGACTGTTTGATTGGTATATTGCAATGTCACTCTGTGATTAGCTTTGCATGGTTTTTTTCATTTATTTGATCTGACTTAACAAATATCTAAAACTTGCAGTTAAGTTATTTGAATTGAATATGTTGTATGCAGGCTTGTAAACAAGATCAACAACTCAATTGGTCAAGACCCTAATTCAAAGTCCTTAATTGGGGTGCTAGACATATATGGTTTTGAGAGTTTTAAAACTAACAGGTGCTTGActtattttttgttttgttttgtatttgcAATTAATATTTGAGAAAATTTGCTCTTATTTTATAGTAGGGTAGGCTAAGGTTTGAAATATCATTCCTTGTTGGGGCTTTGGTCACACCTGTAATGGGTGGCTTCTTGTTGTGTTGACATCCGACATGCTTCGACACATTTAATTGTGCCTAGATGAATTTAGATGTGCTCACATCTTTGACGTTcttttacttagtttatttttataaataaggcCATATCAATTGCATACCAAATagcattattatttttttgctaTACTGTGTTGCTACATGGCATGCTTTCACATATGGTAAAGgataacaaaataaattcaaatgacTTTTACTCATTTGATGCTCTTCCACTTTGATATTTTCCTTTTAGTAAGAGCATTAGATATgtgaattaaaattgattttacactttttttttactttaacatgTGTCAAGAAGAATTTGCATAATTTTTATTCCTACAATCTTCTTGCACGTTTATTTTCTAGAGTAAGATTAGTAATTTAATAATCAATCCAAAATGTAGCAAAGTGTTCTGAGCGTTGGCGAGGTACAACATACGGTGGCACAATTGTTGATTGGCATAAGCACACATGAGATATTACGCTGGCCAGTGTTGGGTTTTGATAATTTTCCAGCATATGCTTCAATTGCTCTGCCCGATGCAAAACAAGATTTCAGACACTGGGATAAACAATGTGAAACTACTGGTTCTTTGGATATATTTCCATCAGACCAATTTGTTAGCCAGATCCTTCAGCATTGAACCTTACTAGATCCAGCATTGACATAGTCTTGTGCGTTGGGCCACCATCTTAAGATTACCCTAGAACCGTGTGCCTTTTTCAGGATTTCTCTTCAAACAAGAACTGTGTTTTTATATGACCTATTTGACTATTTTTTCAGTAGATTTTTTATTAGTTAACATGGATAAATTGCCAGATATACACTAATATATGTTTCacagttttgagcagttctgtaTCAATCTTACAAATGAAAAATTGCAGCAGCACTTCAATCAGGTATACATTGTGCTTTGTACTCCAGCATGATTAAAATTTAAACCTAGTTGTCATAGGTTTTGTAGCCATcacgtgttttttttttgtttctttggtTACAGCATGTCTTTAAGATGGAGCAAGAAGAATATACTAAAGAAGAAATCAGCTGGAGTTATATTGAGTTTGTTGATAACCAGGACATACTCGACCTTATTGAAAAGGTATGGCCTTGATCGCTTGTCCATACTAACCGCTATCTACAAATTATAAGTATTTATTTAGGATTTTGTTTTTTCTAACCATGGGTCTCAATTTTATGTTATGGTGATTCTATTAGTACCTTATTTCATGTTTGGGAAACAAAATGACAGGAAAGACACAAATGGATAAGAAACATTAAAAGAGCTACCTGAGTCAATTTGTAATGCGTTAACTAATGTGCCTAGATTTACCTTTATTGTGCACTCCATTTTTTGTTTTATTAGGTTCTTACTGTTTTTCTCACAAGTTCCAAAATCATGTTGAGATTTAACAAGGCTCACAAAAATTAGTTATGCAATTAGGGGTTATAATAAAGTCTGAGCTATAGACAGTAAACTAGAGGTGACCAAAACCTTTAAACACTTTAATCATGCCACTACATTCGATACTTGGTCTGATGCTTAACCTCCTCAATAGAAGAAGGCTTCATTTTTAATAGATTCAGAGAGCGTAGTTTAAAATTTTCGTTTGGGAATTTCAATTTATGATCGGAATAATATGGTTTTGGAACCGTATTGTGGCGTGCCGAtatgattttgatattttttaaatataaaaatattaatttatttttttaaaattaaatatttaaaatacaaataataaatttttttttttcaaaaaaaggaaaaaaaaaatgcaagatcGTGGTGCCACTCGTGGAGGTCACTTTGGGATTGCGGCGCCTTGGCGACCCTACAACGGCTCGTGATGTCGGACGGGAACAACCAATTTTGTCCGTTCGCCTACTGTATGAAATTTTAAACAATGACAAATAGTTTATTGATGAGGTATGTGTGATCAACAACACCAGTAAGGTAGATACTTGAATTTATTGTCTCAAATATCTCTATATAGATTGAGACTAGCACACTAAATTTTGGTACTATAAATGAACCGaacgttcatgaacaagcttggtgttcaacttggtaagagtttgtttatgttcgttcaatacacacaagattgattaaataaataagcttgaataacttgttaaactaaacaaataagcttgaacacatatgtgttcaactcgttaatgtttgtgaacaatgttcgtgatcaaaattcatgaacaatgttcgtgatcaaaattcatgaacaatgttcgtgaacaatattcgtgaactatgttcattaataaaactcttatcaacatggtaaatgaacaaaaaaaaaacttttaaaataaacaaacaaatttaaattatcaagctcaataaccaatcaaacaagcaaaagtttcaaacaattaaacaagtttgaattgagagctcgataacatctaaacgaaccaagttcaagcccagctcaagctcaagctcatcaaaaataaactaagccaagcttgaacaatcatttcaaaggcTTGTTTCATATTAGGCTCAGCTGGGCTCGACTtcgttaccttatcaaataagcttgaacaccctAAAGCTTGGCTCGACTTGGCTTGTTTATAGCCCTTGACCTACATTTTGGAATCACTTCCAACACAAACATTTATTGAATTTTTTTCAGTTTTTGCGGCAATCAACAGATCAATCATATTGTATGCAATTGAAACAACCTCCTCACAAACGGAAAAACACGATAAAATAGACAAGAACAAGATAACGTGGTACAACTCCACATATAGAACCTTAGTATAGTTTATATGAGAGCAAAAGTATATAAAAAAACACTGACACAATTTGTTGGCCAAACATCATCCATAAAATCTTTCTCATTCTCCCCTAGATGCATCCATCAATACTGAGAGTTAAACTAAGTAAAACCTCACCTCAAGCAGTCATTGGATCATAGCTTCAACATGTTTCTCTAGGTGAAATTCTACAGCCTCTTTCCAATGGCCACCAAAAATCGagattagttttgtttctttgttttttaagCAGTTACACCTTGGCCACAAGGCAACATGCACAACATGTGGTTCAATTTGGCATGCCTTCATTGTGCCATGCCTATAGAGTTCTCTTTCTCCTCTTTCCAACCATGTAATCACCACAAAAGCATCAAACAAATCAACCAATTAGTAATCAAAGTCCAAACCAAGTCATCGTCAAATTTACTTAACCATTATCAGTGGCTAGCTCCTGAACAGGCTCCTAGAGAGGCACCTCAAATCTCCATCTTTCATATGTGCACCTGTACGACCTCCAACATAATTGTGTTAAATGTATCTCTATCATTTTTCTGTGTGGTTTGTTGCCTACCATGTTGGCAGTATTATCTTTTAGGCACAACGCTGTTATCGGTGACTCTTGTCACTAAAATTTTCCATTTGCTCTTGCTCTTTTTTTGATGTGTTATTTTTCTGTCATATAGCTGTTGACTCTCTCTTGTTGACAGATCTAATATTCTGAATCATCACAAAGAAACTTAAAACTCTGAATAGagagttttttgtttttttctgtAGTATCTCTGATAACAAATGAATTTTGCACTCACTGTTATACCCACTATTTACATCCTAGATGAACCACATCTTTAATATGAATTATGCAATCTATGCTTTAATCATTTAATGCCACTAGTTGGTATTGAGATTGCTCTAGCCACTTTTTGAAATGAACTATCTATAAGGCCGCTGGTAGGATCTGGATAGGGTAGATTCTCAAACCTGCCTTCTCAAACCATcctctttatttcaaaattagcaTGCCTATATTGATGACTCATAAGCGTGTCAATTCGAGTGGGTCGGATTCgggttgattttttttaaaacccaACCCGAATCTGAATTCAACCTGAAGTCTTTAAACCCGAACCTGACCAACCCAAACCCCACTCGGATAACCCAAAAACTCGATTCAACGACTTTTTTTTTTGGGGCTATTTTCCTTATAATTCTTCAACGCTGTTATCGGTGACTCTTGTCACTAAAATTTTCCATTTGCTCTTGCTCTTTTTTTGATGTGTTATTTTTCTGTCATATAGCTGTTGACTCTCTCTTGTTGACAGATCTAATATTCTGAATCATCACAAAGAAACTTAAAACTCTGAATAGAGAGTTTTTTGTTGTTTTCTGTAGTATCTCTGATAACAAATGAATTTTGCACTCACTGTTATACCCACTATTTACATCCTAGATGAACCACATCTTTAATATGAATTATGCAATCTATGCTTTAATCATTTAATGCCACTAGTTGGTATTGAGATTGCTCTAGCCACTTTTTGAAATGAACTATCTATAAGGCCGCTGGTAGGATCTGGATAGGGTAGATTCTCAAACCTGCCTTCTCAAACCATcctctttatttcaaaattagcaTGCCTATATTGATGACTCATAAGCGTGTCAATTCGAGTGGGTCGGATTCgggttgattttttttaaaacccaACCCGAATCTGAATTCAACCTGAAGTCTTTAAACCCGAACCTGACCAACCCAAACCCCACTCGGATAACCCAAAAACTCGATTCAACGACTTTTTTTTTTGGGGCTATTTTccttataattcttcacttttgtCTAATACTctatcattatcatactaacattgatattaatatacataaaaacatattaatttttaaaataaaattctatttaatcCCAAAAAATCTACTAAACCCTATATttgggtcaacccgggtcaacctgAACTCGACCCAATCCGAAAATTTTCAACCCGAAAATGCTCCAATTcgaatccgacccgaacccgaaaatggcCAACCCGAATCTGATTTTTTTCAGGTTGACTCGGGTTGGGTCATTGGGttaggttcatttttgacacctctAATGACTCATATCTATAATGAAGTTGCATGATAGTGGAATCCTTGTCTCCTTGGGTAGGTTTAATATACTAAATACCTTGTGGACAGTTGAGAGCCACCTCCATTACTTATACAATAGCAAACACAAGTTACCACAAAAAAAGAGAGAGCAAAGAACACAGAGAGCTCAAGTCTATATAGTATGAGAGGAAAAGTATAAAGAAGTACAGACAGGTTGTTGCGAATACAAAGTATGAAGAAACACAAACAAGATGCTGCCCACTCATTGTGTACTGAAGCTCACTCTCATCCCTAGACTTTTCTCTCAACAATGGTGGAGAAATAAACAAATCTCATCTCAATCTCCACTTCCTATGGCCATCAAAAGCTGTTTCTGAGAAAAAAAATCCTCCTCTTCAAGTTCTCTGGTCACACACATCCTATATAATTGCCATCTCTTCAACAGACTTACCAAGGTACTCATTGGGCTAGGTGCCCATGTGTGCTGGTAATGCAACTATGCACAATGATGTGGTCTGTGCCAGGAATTGTGATCCCTGTCATCGGACCACACTTACTGCCCAATCTCACTGAATCCAACATTTATTAGGAACCAGATTCACAATCCTAACCCATGGACATAGCAGAGTTTTCAATTCCATGTATTAAACAATCAAAATGACTTTAATAACTGAGGTGAGTTCCAAATAAAGGTGCTTCAGTCTACAAGCCGTAAACTTATAGTTCATTTACAAACCAGCTTTATGTTCCCAACTTCTAAAACTGGACTTCAGTCTGGCCTTGCATACATTTTAGTATTCAAACTCAGTATTTTGTATCATTTTAAAAAGCAGAAAACAGGCAAAAAAGTTGTTCGAAGAAGAAATGTGAAGCACGGATTAGTCTTCCTTTCTTCCACTTCATAGGTCTATTTACTGGGAGGAGAGGGGGGTGGGGACGAGGAGGGAAAACTGACATTTGGTTGTTAATTTGGGTAGAAGAGGAAATAAAAAAGAAGGACGAGTGCAATTTGGAGCTCTTGTCCCCACTTTTCTTTTAATTCAAAACCTGATGGAAAACAGGAAGAAGCATGAAGGAGTGGAAAGTTCTGAAAAGACTAGTGGaatgtttaattttatcattttCCCTTATTTCCTCTCGTTTCAAGTagacaaaataaagaaaatatctcTCCTTTCCTTCCTTTTTCTCCCTTTCCTGAAAATCTTCCTTGCTTTCTCCTCTTCCCTCTAGTAGACATGTCATGCCCTATGCGTAAAAAGGAGGCTTCAAAATGACGAAAGAGTATGCTTATTATGCACATAAAATTTACTAAAAAAGGTCACAGAGATTGGTTGTATTTTTTTGCAGTTTATGTATTGGTTGTATTTTTTTTCTGTTTATGTATTTCTCACAAGTAATTTGCAAATATAACAGATGACATTGTACGTTAACaccaatttatttggccgactGTACTGTGTCAGAATGTTGGGTAGGTTGTGGACACTACATCTAATGTTACAATATGTGTTAGCAAATATGAATATATAAATTGGTCATTTTCCTAACAACTCGAGCTTTTGGGATAAGTGGTTAGGTAATCAATATTGATGCACATCATCCACGTAATATTTTGTTTAGgttcttaattttctttttggttttttgTCTGTCAGAAACCTGGTGGAATCATCGCTCTCCTAGATGAGGCTTGGTAAATTGCTGGCATCTAACACTAAATGTTTTGGTGTTATGAATTGGTTGAAAGGATGTTTAAgttatttcttttcttgttttttgTGCAGCATGTTGCCTAGATCAACACATGAAACTTTTGCTCAGAAACTATACCAGGCTTTTAAAAATCACAACCGCTTTAGCAAGCCCAAATTATCTCGGTCTGACTTTACCATTTGTCACTATGCTGGTGAAGTGAGTATCTTTTATTCATGTCCAATATTGATTACCTGTAAATCATATTATGATCTAAGTAGGGTATCCCTCATATAGGTTACATATCAGACGGAGTTGTTTTTAGACAAGAACAAGGACTATGTGGTTGCTGAGCATCAGGCTCTTTTAAGTGCCTCTAAATGTTCTTTTGCTTCAAGTTTATTTCCACCTCTTTCTGATGATgcatcaaaatcttcaaaattttcatcaATAGGCTCGAGATTTAAGGTAAATCAACAACTGCAATGACTATGCtatcaatttatcattttttaaatgTGATCTTCAATGACTATGCAGCAACAACTGCAATCTCTCCTAGAAACTCTAAGTTCCACTGAGCCACATTACATTCGCTGCGTTAAACCCAACAATCTCTTGAAACCGGGAATATTTGAGAATCAAAATGTTCTTCAGCAGCTCCGCTGTGGGGTAAGATTTTCAATTAGCTGTTCAAGTAGAAGTCAGTTGTGCTTGATGTTACATCATTTCTTTGTTTAGGGAGTGATGGAGGCTATTAGAATAAGTTGTGCTGGATATCCGACTAGACGGGCATTTTGTGAATTTATTGACCGTTTTGGCATTCTTTCACCAGAGGTTTTGGATGGAAGGTACTGTATTTCTGAGTGCTATTTTATGAGAAGatatttatatttgtttaatGCCACACTCTTCCGTTATTCTTTGCCTAGCAGTTGTGATGAGTTGACTGCCGCAAAGAGGTTGCTAGAGAAGACAGGTCTCAAAGCTTACCAGGTGATATTTACTAAAGAAAATTATCTGCTATACTCAAGTACTTTTCTTTTGTTATGTTTGCTGAAGTATCTTATCTAAGTTCCTTTTTGACTGAAAAgtgtttgtttattttctttattttgaacCTATCGGGAGTGGGCTCCTGTGTTGCAAGAACTTTGGATCTTTCCTCCTTATCAGTTGCTTCCCTTTTCATTCTATTGGCCCTGAGTACTTGCTTGTATTATAACAGCTGGATATTCTTCTAAACAACTTTGATTAGAGCTTAATAAGACTGGGAAAAATGTTGTGGTATGCGTAAATTTTTGCCAGTCCTCCAATTACACTAAATTGATCTGATGAGTTATTATGCATATTCTCTTGTTTTACGATCAGCCTCCATAACTTGAGATTTCATATTGCATTCAGAATAGTTGATCATCGAAATTTGCAAATAAATTCCTCATTTGGGGGATTAAAATTATGATTATGATGAAAATCTTGGTCCAATCGGGAGTTGATATGTTTAAGCAAGCTAGTTCCATTGCTGATGATTCATCTAACTTCTAAATTTGAACTGTTTAGATTGGAAAGTCAAAGGTGTTTCTTCGAGCTGGTCAAATGGCTGAACTGGATGCTCGTAGGAATGAAGTACTGGGAAGATCTGCTGGCACAATCCAAAGAAAAGTCCGGTCATACCTGGCCCGTAAAAATTTCATTGTGCTTAAGAATTCAGTCATACAGATTCAGACCATATGCAGAGGTATCTAGTAAAAATTGGGTCTCACCAATGATCTCTGCTACATAATCTTTCAATCTTTTAGCTGATGTAAGACACTTTGTTCTCATGTTCTTTGAAGGTGAACTTGCAAGACAGATTTATGAAAACATGCGTAGACAAGCTGCTGCACTTAATATTCAGACATTTTTCCGTATGCATCTTGCAAGGATTGCTTACAAAATGTTACTGTCTTCGGTTGTTACCATACAAACTGGTTTAAGGGGAATGGTTGCTCGTGAGGAACTTCATTTCAGGCGGCAGACAAAAGCTGCTATTATCATTCAGGTATGTTAAGGATTGCTTCTTAGGCATGTACTTATCACACATCTAGTTTTTGTGCACGGActataaaaaaacttttaagagTTCAAATATATCTTGAAGCTCTCTTGCACTAAATTTGACTTTTGTTGGTTAACTCTCAATACCTAGCTGAATAGTAATGGTCAGGTTAATCTATCTTTTTTCCCTAGCGTTTTTGTTATCTTGACATGCATTGTTAGCTTGAGAATAATAAACTGGTTAATCCTCAAGGCCAACAAATTTTTTCAGTCCCATTGCCGTAAATACTTGGCTTGCTTGGATTACTCAAGGATGAAGAAAGCTGTTATCACTAGTCAATGTGCTTGGAGAGGGAAGGTTGCAAGAAGAGAGTTGCGGAAGCTTAAAATGGTAACTAATTTTATTCCGTTAAACTTTTTTGAAGATTATTACTGTGAGTTACATGGGTATAAATTGTTGTCAAGGACATGGGCAACACTAAGCTACTTTGCTTTGGAGTTTCAATTATTATGATAGATGAcagtttataattttttaattgatacCCTTATTGAgtcattatattttaaaaaattaaattttaaactgcTGAACAATCTTATCGATCTGTTGTTTATGCCATATGTCTTAGTATCAAATGCAGCACTATATCCGTTCTCTCCTTTCCAGGCAGCTAGAGAAACTGGTGCCCTTCAAGCTGCCAAGAATAAATTGGAAAAGCAAGTTGAAGAACTTACATGGCGCCTGCAATTGGAAAAGCGCATGAGAGTAAAGATCATCACTGCTCCCTTTTACTTAACTTTATTAGAAGCAATATTTTctatatggttgtccaaacaaaaagGATCCTTTTTTTgatatttctttgctatttaaaaTGGCCTAATTGGCCTTTTGGTGTTTTGGGTAAAAACTACCCAAAAAGTATCTCAATTTCCACCAGAAATAAAACAAAGTATGCTTGATAATGTTTTATAGCATTCAAACAGTTTTGGGGTAAATACATTTCTTAAATGCATGTTTGAAGCCCCTTTTCTCAAAGCAGTGACGTATATTGAAAATCATTTCGTGTGCAACTAGAAGTCTTCACATAAATAGTCCATTATGACCAACTTTTATGAGTTCAGTTCCTATCCATTGATCTATTGAAAcgtaaatcatggtaaaaaggaCTATAACTCCTTGTTAAGAGTGGGCACTGGTTAGCTGTTCCAATATGATTTTTGGGGGTCAAAAAAGAGAAACCCAAGCAATTTCTTGGACAAATTGACCCAAT
Above is a window of Zingiber officinale cultivar Zhangliang unplaced genomic scaffold, Zo_v1.1 ctg79, whole genome shotgun sequence DNA encoding:
- the LOC122037774 gene encoding myosin-6-like — encoded protein: MASKFSIVVGSQVWVEDPDEAWIDGEVLEAKGDEIKICCTSGKTVTAKISSVHPKDPEASPCGVDDMTKLAYLHEPGVLQNLRSRYDMNEIYTYTGNILIAVNPFRRLNHLYDSHMMEQYKGAAFGELSPHPFAVADVAFRLMRNEGVSQSILVSGESGAGKTESTKMIMRYLAYMGGRAASEGRTVEQQVLQSNPVLEAFGNAKTVRNNNSSRFGKFVEIQFDERGRISGAAIRTYLLERSRVCQISDPERNYHCFYMLCAAPPEDIQRYKLENPRAFHYLNQSNCFELDGVNDSKEYLETKKAMDIIGINSDEQDAIFRVVAAILHLGNIEFVDGGETDSSQPKDEKSLFHLRTAAELFMCDATALEDSLCKRIIVTRDENIIKTLDPEAAALSRDALAKIVYSRLFDWLVNKINNSIGQDPNSKSLIGVLDIYGFESFKTNSFEQFCINLTNEKLQQHFNQHVFKMEQEEYTKEEISWSYIEFVDNQDILDLIEKKPGGIIALLDEACMLPRSTHETFAQKLYQAFKNHNRFSKPKLSRSDFTICHYAGEVTYQTELFLDKNKDYVVAEHQALLSASKCSFASSLFPPLSDDASKSSKFSSIGSRFKQQLQSLLETLSSTEPHYIRCVKPNNLLKPGIFENQNVLQQLRCGGVMEAIRISCAGYPTRRAFCEFIDRFGILSPEVLDGSCDELTAAKRLLEKTGLKAYQIGKSKVFLRAGQMAELDARRNEVLGRSAGTIQRKVRSYLARKNFIVLKNSVIQIQTICRGELARQIYENMRRQAAALNIQTFFRMHLARIAYKMLLSSVVTIQTGLRGMVAREELHFRRQTKAAIIIQSHCRKYLACLDYSRMKKAVITSQCAWRGKVARRELRKLKMAARETGALQAAKNKLEKQVEELTWRLQLEKRMRADLEEAKTQENAKLQAALQDMQQQCKETKSLLIKEREAAKKAAEVAPIIKEVPVVDTVQMDKLRDENKKLKALLSSLETKIDETEKKFEETSRISEERLKKAMDAETKIIQLNNSVQRFKEKLSNMESENQILRQQTLLHSPVKRMSEHLSIPSTPTKHSLENGNHHVEDPKSAPPAIKGCANADAKPNKFHAEIQLESVDALISCVSRNIGFSQGKPVAALTMYKCLLHWKSFEAERTSVFDRLIQMIGSAIENEESNDHLAYWLSNASSLLFLLQKSIKPPGAAGANPHRKPPAPTSLFGRMTQSFRSSASFTNIAVDGLDVVRQVEAKYPALLFKQQLTAFVEKMYGMIRDNVKKDLSSLLSLCIQAPRTTRVIMLRGSGRSFGNQGQSNHWKTIVESLDDLLKMLQENCVPSILIQKMNTQIFSYINVQLFNSLLLRRECCSFNSGEYVKSGLAELELWCAKAKSEYAGSSWDELKHIRQAVGFLVIFQKSRISYDEIVHDLCPVLSAHQLYRICKQYWDDKYDTKSVSSEVLSNMRVLMTEDSNSAESSSYLLEDNSSIPFSIDDLSTSLHAKDFSEVRLAEELLQNPAFHFLE